In one window of Eubalaena glacialis isolate mEubGla1 chromosome 13, mEubGla1.1.hap2.+ XY, whole genome shotgun sequence DNA:
- the LOC133102958 gene encoding tryptase-like: MLRLPVLALPLLVSLALPAPAPDQALQRAGIVGGREAPGSKWPWQVSLRFSTQYWKHICGGSLIHPWWVLTAAHCVGPEVQDPTVLRVQLREQHLYYQDELLPISRVIPHPNYYIAKNGADIALLELGDPVNISSRVHPVTLPPASETFRPGTRCWVTGWGNLNSGEPLPPPFPLKQVKVPIVENSICDMKYHTGLYTGDNIPIVRDDMLCAGNSKRDSCQGDSGGPLVCKVNGTWLQAGVVSWGDGCAQPNRPGIYTRITHYLDWIHQYVPEEP, from the exons ATGCTCCGTCTGCCGGTGCTGGCGCTGCCCCTACTGGTGAGCCTG GCacttcctgccccagccccagaccAGGCCCTCCAGCGAGCAGGCATCGTAGGGGGACGGGAGGCCCCTGGGAGCAAgtggccctggcaggtgagccTGAGATTCAGCACCCAGTACTGGAAACACATCTGCGGGGGCTCCCTGATCCACCCCTGGTGGGTGCTGACCGCGGCCCACTGCGTCGGACC ggaagtccaagacccCACAGTCCTCAGGGTGCAGCTGCGGGAGCAGCACCTCTATTACCAGGACGAGCTGTTGCCCATCAGCAGGGTCATCCCCCACCCCAACTACTACATAGCTAAGAACGGGGCGGACATCGCCCTGCTGGAGCTTGGGGACCCCGTGAACATCTCCAGCCGCGTCCATCCGGTCACCCTGCCCCCTGCCTCGGAGACCTTTCGCCCGGGGACTCGGTGTTGGGTGACAGGCTGGGGCAACTTGAACAGTGGAG AACCCCTGCCACCGCCATTTCCCCTGAAGCAGGTGAAGGTCCCCATTGTAGAAAACAGCATCTGTGACATGAAATACCACACTGGCCTGTACACAGGGGACAACATCCCGATCGTCCGGGACGACATGCTGTGTGCCGGGAATAGCAAGAGGGACTCTTGCCAG ggcgaCTCCGGAGGGCCCCTGGTCTGCAAGGTGAATGGCACCTGGCTGCAGGCGGGTGTGGTCAGCTGGGGCGACGGCTGTGCTCAGCCCAACCGGCCAGGCATCTATACCCGCATCACCCACTACTTGGACTGGATCCACCAGTACGTCCCCGAGGAGCCCTGA